One Drosophila santomea strain STO CAGO 1482 chromosome X, Prin_Dsan_1.1, whole genome shotgun sequence DNA segment encodes these proteins:
- the LOC120455758 gene encoding dynein axonemal intermediate chain 7 homolog isoform X2 codes for MLSLPPKKKLSKKEKARLEAEQAELMRIEMEKEKLKKLEEARQRKKLEMEQAKHRQQQEVAENRQRRAQLKDSMLFFDAVRTAIEAIKDGERHERDWEKFMRCNGLPNAASPSDLRKYIHQWHTDIAKRHLESRNWLLRTDERTLLTQDAQVPDLTRISLRQQQGRLGDVYAQRIKEVLGILNELDEMLPFKQKSALIAADLVKLKTDMRVFLKQHLDEFTYKTMSHIERDMEALNPKARIGEQSAHNEIDFPTIEMQISLPPTVYLQSSALRGLWLNYDHFSDYCGSYCLKHARSANANILRQTKREWRKRKEILQAMLDECGREIPLSELEQLTQDQHSASSQPPRERTYDVDKLYAEYEDELSKAHRRAIGPEAYGMLETDVNLRKYRIIGGVYCIDFLETPQQDKQLNARSFIRTITSANSLVHKEYYQTYKPPPPVLPGVRRLPEEIEAEMRMIEAALDKLALVTLQLPDSVIWFEPPVACRWETNVETLEMELADGMKPEDRKPHADGEADGTGAVSGTAAATTATPTEATPLSTHAQPSPLKSSPRCPARMRSQKSDMGGHGECRQQVLREINDFDLRAIPSDVDLYGLVKDFVVPRLPQGFCVRLEQSTPILSTGLRQRKVMFLARQAHIRLGQAKEVTDDQLEIPKELQKLQLNCKPGLGAEFLDTEEPAEMFPPLCFDKLLKFRQMAPRSRAPVHLQGYLFSQLIEDMDRLWRLQLPRDQQEELIQQISEQLSPTGSRTSDPGEKEPREVENDGDLAENMQPLSQELVDVLQPAAAAAAFAYYTGISFVRDSQLPAEPDPEASAKRSNSMDSSEDDDDDVDSLVELLEGASTAANTLHDLLGPVTNSDNSDSESKQKMSNVAAITQGKWSTRDVHDTKFNEDKLSIQFRTGRLGIFGFALNKYSNMPYQTWDLRPDMKNPGTIIFSFTASLISLDMTITKSGYTVNNFQGGSTQGITDMIGKTLSLAELKATLILSAVDIFPDEDAFCYTEGSCEKNYVMEMHCYACLSTLAQSHNFSWSRWNLLAGSRTAVLLVRELIEGKKVPYYSTLLVTPLKTSIIDCTEVSASFNAVGIPGMEYYADLYQLSQAHAQPGSLEKQKTMNPVLRDNVAKILMAIRPLSLC; via the exons ATGCTCAGCTTA CCGCCCAAGAAGAAGCTCTCGAAGAAGGAGAAGGCTCGCCTGGAGGCCGAGCAGGCCGAGCTTATGCGTATTGAAATGGAGAAGGAGAA ACTCAAGAAGCTGGAGGAGGCGCGTCAGCGGAAGAagctggagatggagcagGCGAAGCACCGCCAGCAACAGGAGGTGGCGGAGAACCGCCAGAGGAGGGCCCAGCTCAAGGACAGCATGCTCTTCTTCGACGCGGTGCGCACCGCCATCGAGGCCATCAAGGATGGGGAGCGGCACGAGCGGGACTGGGAGAAGTTTATGCGCTGCAATGGCCTGCCAAATGCGGCCAGTCCGAGTGACTTGAGGAAGTACATCCATCAGTGGCACACGGACATAGCCAAGCGGCATCTGGAGTCCAGGAACTGGCTACTGCGCACCGATGAGCGCACACTGCTGACCCAGGATGCCCAGGTGCCGGATCTCACGAGGATCTCACTGCGCCAACAGCAGGGCAGATTGGGCGATGTCTACGCCCAGAGGATTAAGGAGGTTTTGGGG ATCCTCAATGAGTTGGATGAAATGCTGCCGTTCAAACAGAAATCTGCCCTTATTGCCGCCGATCTGGTGAAGCTGAAGACCGATATGAGGGTGTTCCTCAAACAGCATTTGGACGAGTTCACCTACAAGACCATGTCGCACATCGAGAGGGATATGGA aGCTCTTAACCCAAAGGCGCGAATTGGGGAACAGTCGGCTCACAACGAGATCGACTTTCCCACCATCGAAATGCAAATCTCACTACCTCCCACGGTTTATTTGCAGAGCTCAGCTTTGCGAGGACTCTGGTTGAACTACGATCACTTCAGTGACTACTGCGGCAGTTACTGCTTGAAACATGCCCGCTCAGCAAATGCCA ATATCCTGCGGCAAACGAAGCGCGAGTGGCGCAAGCGCAAGGAGATCCTGCAGGCGATGCTGGACGAGTGTGGCCGGGAGATTCCACTCTCggagctggagcagctcaCCCAGGACCAGCACTCGGCCAGCTCGCAGCCGCCAAGGGAACGCACCTACGACGTGGACAAGCTGTATGCGGAGTACGAGGATGAGCTGAGCAAGGCCCACCGCAGGGCCATTGGACCGGAGGCCTATGGAATGCTGGAGACGGACGTGAATCTGCGCAAGTATCGCATCATTGGCGGTGTCTACTGCATCGACTTCCTCGAGACTCCGCAGCAGGATAAGCAGCTAAATGCCAGATCCTTTATTCGCACCA TCACCTCGGCCAACAGTTTGGTGCACAAGGAGTACTACCAGACGTACAAGCCACCACCTCCCGTTTTGCCGGGAGTGCGACGATTGCCCGAGGAGATTGAAGCCGAGATGCGAATGATTGAAGCCGCACTGGATAAGCTGGCACTGGTCACCTTGCA ATTGCCGGACTCGGTGATTTGGTTTGAGCCACCTGTGGCCTGTCGCTGGGAAACCAATGTGGAAACCCTGGAAATGGAGCTAGCCGATGGCATGAAGCCGGAGGACAGGAAGCCACATGCTGATGGAGAGGCGGACGGCACGGGTGCGGTGAGTGGAACGGCGGCTGCCACcaccgccacgcccaccgagGCCACACCCCTCTCCACACACGCCCAGCCCAGTCCGCTGAAGAGCTCACCCCGGTGTCCGGCTCGCATGCGCTCCCAGAAATCCGACATGGGCGGACATGGGGAGTGCCGGCAGCAGGTGCTCCGTGAAATCAACGACTTTGATCTGCGTGCCATACCCAGCGACGTGGACTTGTATGGCCTGGTCAAGGACTTTGTGGTGCCACGTTTGCCACAGGGATTCTGCGTTCGCCTGGAGCAATCGACGCCCATCCTGTCCACAGGCTTGAGGCAACGAAAAGTGATGTTCCTGGCTCGACAGGCCCACATCCGATTGGGTCAGGCCAAGGAAGTGACAGATGATCAACTGGAAATACCCAAGGAGCTGCAGAAACTGCAGCTCAACTGCAAACCGGGTCTGGGTGCTGAGTTTCTGGACACGGAGGAGCCGGCGGAGATGTTTCCACCGCTGTGTTTCGATAAGCTCTTGAAGTTCCGCCAAATGGCGCCACGTTCCCGGGCACCGGTACACCTCCAGGGCTACCTATTTTCGCAGCTAATTGAGGACATGGATCGATTGTGGCGTCTGCAGCTGCCCAGGGATCAGCAGGAGGAGCTCATCCAGCAAATATCCGAGCAGCTATCGCCCACTGGCTCGCGAACGAGTGACCCAG GTGAGAAGGAGCCCCGGGAGGTGGAAAACGATGGGGATCTGGCAGAGAATATGCAACCACTTAGCCAGGAGCTGGTGGATGTCCTGCAACcggccgcagcagcagccgccttTGCCTACTACACGGGCATCTCCTTTGTCCGAGACTCACAGCTTCCGGCGGAACCGGATCCAGAGGCCTCGGCCAAACGCTCCAACAGCATGGACAGCAgcgaggacgacgacgacgacgtgGACAGCCTGGTGGAGCTGCTCGAAGGAGCCTCCACGGCGGCCAACACGCTGCACGACCTGCTGGGTCCGGTGACGAACAGTGACAACAGCGACAGCGAAAG CAAACAGAAAATGAGCAATGTGGCTGCCATAACGCAGGGCAAGTGGAGCACCCGCGATGTCCACGATACCAAGTTCAATGAGGACAAACTCTCCATACAGTTTCGCACGGGAAGATTGG GTATTTTCGGATTTGCTTTGAATAAGTACAGCAACATGCCGTATCAAACTTGGGACCTGCGACCAGATATGAAAAA TCCCGGCACCATCATCTTCAGTTTCACGGCCTCCCTAATAAGTCTGGACATGACGATAACCAAATCGGGCTACACGGTGAATAATTTCCAGGGTGGCAGTACGCAGGGCATCACCGATATGATTGGCAAAACACTATCACTAGCGGAACTGAAGGCCACCCTGATACTGTCCGCCGTGGACATTTTCCCGGACGAGGATGCCTTCTGCTACACGGAGGGTTCCTGCGAGAAGAACTACGTGATGGAGATGCACTGCTATGCCTGTCTGTCCACCTTGGCCCAGTCGCACAACTTCAGTTGGTCACGTTGGAACCTCTTGGCCGGATCCCGCACTGCTGTGCTGCTGGTTCGCGAGCTAATCGAGGGCAAGAAGGTGCCATATTACTCAACTCTACTGGTGACCCCACTAAAGACATCGATAATCGATTGTACGGAGGTATCCGCCAGTTTCAATGCCGTTGGTATACCGGGCATGGAGTATTACGCCGATCTATATCAGCTATCGCAGGCTCATGCTCAGCCTGGGAGTCTGGAGAAACAGAAGACCATGAATCCCGTGCTCAGGGACAATGTGGCCAAGATTTTAATGGCCATTCGACCGCTCAGCTTGTGTTGA
- the LOC120455758 gene encoding dynein axonemal intermediate chain 7 homolog isoform X1, with protein sequence MLSLPPKKKLSKKEKARLEAEQAELMRIEMEKEKLKKLEEARQRKKLEMEQAKHRQQQEVAENRQRRAQLKDSMLFFDAVRTAIEAIKDGERHERDWEKFMRCNGLPNAASPSDLRKYIHQWHTDIAKRHLESRNWLLRTDERTLLTQDAQVPDLTRISLRQQQGRLGDVYAQRIKEVLGILNELDEMLPFKQKSALIAADLVKLKTDMRVFLKQHLDEFTYKTMSHIERDMETDRPGVSKHIYSSDVFQSFVWTFSKDAQIALNPKARIGEQSAHNEIDFPTIEMQISLPPTVYLQSSALRGLWLNYDHFSDYCGSYCLKHARSANANILRQTKREWRKRKEILQAMLDECGREIPLSELEQLTQDQHSASSQPPRERTYDVDKLYAEYEDELSKAHRRAIGPEAYGMLETDVNLRKYRIIGGVYCIDFLETPQQDKQLNARSFIRTITSANSLVHKEYYQTYKPPPPVLPGVRRLPEEIEAEMRMIEAALDKLALVTLQLPDSVIWFEPPVACRWETNVETLEMELADGMKPEDRKPHADGEADGTGAVSGTAAATTATPTEATPLSTHAQPSPLKSSPRCPARMRSQKSDMGGHGECRQQVLREINDFDLRAIPSDVDLYGLVKDFVVPRLPQGFCVRLEQSTPILSTGLRQRKVMFLARQAHIRLGQAKEVTDDQLEIPKELQKLQLNCKPGLGAEFLDTEEPAEMFPPLCFDKLLKFRQMAPRSRAPVHLQGYLFSQLIEDMDRLWRLQLPRDQQEELIQQISEQLSPTGSRTSDPGEKEPREVENDGDLAENMQPLSQELVDVLQPAAAAAAFAYYTGISFVRDSQLPAEPDPEASAKRSNSMDSSEDDDDDVDSLVELLEGASTAANTLHDLLGPVTNSDNSDSESKQKMSNVAAITQGKWSTRDVHDTKFNEDKLSIQFRTGRLGIFGFALNKYSNMPYQTWDLRPDMKNPGTIIFSFTASLISLDMTITKSGYTVNNFQGGSTQGITDMIGKTLSLAELKATLILSAVDIFPDEDAFCYTEGSCEKNYVMEMHCYACLSTLAQSHNFSWSRWNLLAGSRTAVLLVRELIEGKKVPYYSTLLVTPLKTSIIDCTEVSASFNAVGIPGMEYYADLYQLSQAHAQPGSLEKQKTMNPVLRDNVAKILMAIRPLSLC encoded by the exons ATGCTCAGCTTA CCGCCCAAGAAGAAGCTCTCGAAGAAGGAGAAGGCTCGCCTGGAGGCCGAGCAGGCCGAGCTTATGCGTATTGAAATGGAGAAGGAGAA ACTCAAGAAGCTGGAGGAGGCGCGTCAGCGGAAGAagctggagatggagcagGCGAAGCACCGCCAGCAACAGGAGGTGGCGGAGAACCGCCAGAGGAGGGCCCAGCTCAAGGACAGCATGCTCTTCTTCGACGCGGTGCGCACCGCCATCGAGGCCATCAAGGATGGGGAGCGGCACGAGCGGGACTGGGAGAAGTTTATGCGCTGCAATGGCCTGCCAAATGCGGCCAGTCCGAGTGACTTGAGGAAGTACATCCATCAGTGGCACACGGACATAGCCAAGCGGCATCTGGAGTCCAGGAACTGGCTACTGCGCACCGATGAGCGCACACTGCTGACCCAGGATGCCCAGGTGCCGGATCTCACGAGGATCTCACTGCGCCAACAGCAGGGCAGATTGGGCGATGTCTACGCCCAGAGGATTAAGGAGGTTTTGGGG ATCCTCAATGAGTTGGATGAAATGCTGCCGTTCAAACAGAAATCTGCCCTTATTGCCGCCGATCTGGTGAAGCTGAAGACCGATATGAGGGTGTTCCTCAAACAGCATTTGGACGAGTTCACCTACAAGACCATGTCGCACATCGAGAGGGATATGGA AACCGATAGACCTGGTGTGTCAAAGCACATTTACAGCTCGGATGTGTTTCAGAGTTTCGTGTGGACCTTTTCAAAGGATGCTCAAAT aGCTCTTAACCCAAAGGCGCGAATTGGGGAACAGTCGGCTCACAACGAGATCGACTTTCCCACCATCGAAATGCAAATCTCACTACCTCCCACGGTTTATTTGCAGAGCTCAGCTTTGCGAGGACTCTGGTTGAACTACGATCACTTCAGTGACTACTGCGGCAGTTACTGCTTGAAACATGCCCGCTCAGCAAATGCCA ATATCCTGCGGCAAACGAAGCGCGAGTGGCGCAAGCGCAAGGAGATCCTGCAGGCGATGCTGGACGAGTGTGGCCGGGAGATTCCACTCTCggagctggagcagctcaCCCAGGACCAGCACTCGGCCAGCTCGCAGCCGCCAAGGGAACGCACCTACGACGTGGACAAGCTGTATGCGGAGTACGAGGATGAGCTGAGCAAGGCCCACCGCAGGGCCATTGGACCGGAGGCCTATGGAATGCTGGAGACGGACGTGAATCTGCGCAAGTATCGCATCATTGGCGGTGTCTACTGCATCGACTTCCTCGAGACTCCGCAGCAGGATAAGCAGCTAAATGCCAGATCCTTTATTCGCACCA TCACCTCGGCCAACAGTTTGGTGCACAAGGAGTACTACCAGACGTACAAGCCACCACCTCCCGTTTTGCCGGGAGTGCGACGATTGCCCGAGGAGATTGAAGCCGAGATGCGAATGATTGAAGCCGCACTGGATAAGCTGGCACTGGTCACCTTGCA ATTGCCGGACTCGGTGATTTGGTTTGAGCCACCTGTGGCCTGTCGCTGGGAAACCAATGTGGAAACCCTGGAAATGGAGCTAGCCGATGGCATGAAGCCGGAGGACAGGAAGCCACATGCTGATGGAGAGGCGGACGGCACGGGTGCGGTGAGTGGAACGGCGGCTGCCACcaccgccacgcccaccgagGCCACACCCCTCTCCACACACGCCCAGCCCAGTCCGCTGAAGAGCTCACCCCGGTGTCCGGCTCGCATGCGCTCCCAGAAATCCGACATGGGCGGACATGGGGAGTGCCGGCAGCAGGTGCTCCGTGAAATCAACGACTTTGATCTGCGTGCCATACCCAGCGACGTGGACTTGTATGGCCTGGTCAAGGACTTTGTGGTGCCACGTTTGCCACAGGGATTCTGCGTTCGCCTGGAGCAATCGACGCCCATCCTGTCCACAGGCTTGAGGCAACGAAAAGTGATGTTCCTGGCTCGACAGGCCCACATCCGATTGGGTCAGGCCAAGGAAGTGACAGATGATCAACTGGAAATACCCAAGGAGCTGCAGAAACTGCAGCTCAACTGCAAACCGGGTCTGGGTGCTGAGTTTCTGGACACGGAGGAGCCGGCGGAGATGTTTCCACCGCTGTGTTTCGATAAGCTCTTGAAGTTCCGCCAAATGGCGCCACGTTCCCGGGCACCGGTACACCTCCAGGGCTACCTATTTTCGCAGCTAATTGAGGACATGGATCGATTGTGGCGTCTGCAGCTGCCCAGGGATCAGCAGGAGGAGCTCATCCAGCAAATATCCGAGCAGCTATCGCCCACTGGCTCGCGAACGAGTGACCCAG GTGAGAAGGAGCCCCGGGAGGTGGAAAACGATGGGGATCTGGCAGAGAATATGCAACCACTTAGCCAGGAGCTGGTGGATGTCCTGCAACcggccgcagcagcagccgccttTGCCTACTACACGGGCATCTCCTTTGTCCGAGACTCACAGCTTCCGGCGGAACCGGATCCAGAGGCCTCGGCCAAACGCTCCAACAGCATGGACAGCAgcgaggacgacgacgacgacgtgGACAGCCTGGTGGAGCTGCTCGAAGGAGCCTCCACGGCGGCCAACACGCTGCACGACCTGCTGGGTCCGGTGACGAACAGTGACAACAGCGACAGCGAAAG CAAACAGAAAATGAGCAATGTGGCTGCCATAACGCAGGGCAAGTGGAGCACCCGCGATGTCCACGATACCAAGTTCAATGAGGACAAACTCTCCATACAGTTTCGCACGGGAAGATTGG GTATTTTCGGATTTGCTTTGAATAAGTACAGCAACATGCCGTATCAAACTTGGGACCTGCGACCAGATATGAAAAA TCCCGGCACCATCATCTTCAGTTTCACGGCCTCCCTAATAAGTCTGGACATGACGATAACCAAATCGGGCTACACGGTGAATAATTTCCAGGGTGGCAGTACGCAGGGCATCACCGATATGATTGGCAAAACACTATCACTAGCGGAACTGAAGGCCACCCTGATACTGTCCGCCGTGGACATTTTCCCGGACGAGGATGCCTTCTGCTACACGGAGGGTTCCTGCGAGAAGAACTACGTGATGGAGATGCACTGCTATGCCTGTCTGTCCACCTTGGCCCAGTCGCACAACTTCAGTTGGTCACGTTGGAACCTCTTGGCCGGATCCCGCACTGCTGTGCTGCTGGTTCGCGAGCTAATCGAGGGCAAGAAGGTGCCATATTACTCAACTCTACTGGTGACCCCACTAAAGACATCGATAATCGATTGTACGGAGGTATCCGCCAGTTTCAATGCCGTTGGTATACCGGGCATGGAGTATTACGCCGATCTATATCAGCTATCGCAGGCTCATGCTCAGCCTGGGAGTCTGGAGAAACAGAAGACCATGAATCCCGTGCTCAGGGACAATGTGGCCAAGATTTTAATGGCCATTCGACCGCTCAGCTTGTGTTGA